Part of the Motacilla alba alba isolate MOTALB_02 chromosome Z, Motacilla_alba_V1.0_pri, whole genome shotgun sequence genome, TCACCTGGTTTCACCTCCTCTTGTGCTTTCTTACACTGAGAACTGGTTAAATTTGGAAGCTGTGTCACAAGGCTGTTGTAACCAGAAACCTGGTTTCATAGAATGGCAGAGGGACAGGTGTTTTGGCTTCTACTACTTGCTTGTAAATtatcaaattaatttcctttgccTACAAGTGAGGATTTCTTTTCTGGCACTGtaaatctgcctttttctttggctttgctgACTCAAATCTCACTGAGAAGAGGAGGCAGCTACTTCAAGGGTGCTGCATGAGTTCTTTTGCAAGAGGAACTTTCCATTTGAGTTGTTTTACTaggtgaaaaataattaaaaccaactcatgtaatttcttttataGTTGTAGTTGCCAACAACTATGCCTGTATAGGTCTAGACAAAATTGAAGAGAGACTGCCTATACTGAATCAACCCACTGACAAGGTAAGTTCTTTCCATTTATGTATGCTTAGCAGAAGAACCAAAAACCCTTCTTTTCTATTATCACTAAAACCCAAGCGAGACACATTTCAAAAAGCTGTGCCTGAAGCACAGCTTGGAAGTGATGAGAAAATCGAAGATTTATCTGTAGAACTGTTTGTTGCCTTTAGGAGAccatgaaactttttttttttaatgattttaaattaGCCACCACTTGACAGCATTTCTCTATGGGTGCAGTTCACTGGTAGATGTCTTTTAAAACTTGAGTCTTTGTCTCTTTCTTGTGTGAAGTGCCTGGATTACATTCACTGAAGTTTTTTTGAAAACTTCAAAAGCTGTGTGGCAgtcatgttctttttttctcttgtacaTATTTTTTAGGGCAAATTTTCTCCTACATAACCAATACTTGTACAAGTTTTagcatatatttaatatttcctgGATTATGTAGCTCTCCCTAGTTAATACTTTTAGTAAATCCACATATGTCCTACGGCAGGTTGTTGCCAATGCCAAGGATGTAGTTGTTGgagccagagaagctgtaacAACCACTGTTACTGGTGCCAAGGAAACTGTTGCTCATACGATCACTGGAGTTGTGGGCAAGACTAAAGAAGCAGTGCAAGACAGCGTAGAAATGACCAAGTCAGTTGTCAATGGCAGCATTAACACTGTCCTGGGTGTGCAAAGCCGTGTGGTGCAAATGGTGAGCAGTGGTGTGGACAGTGCTCTCACAAAATCAGAGACCCTTGTAGACCAGTATCTTCCACTTACAGAAGCAGAACTAGGTAAGACCACTGAAGGTTTGATTTTGTTGGAATGCTTATATTGGATAGAAGCAAGCAATCATCCTCTTACTGCTTGCTCATAGTGGGGAAGGGGGCACATGCTTCCCAAACTGTCTTTTGCCACACTGATTGTAATAGCAGTATCTTCACAAGgaagcagaatgaaaataagGATTTCTCTGTAAGGTTTCTCTGTATTTCTATCAGCCTAATCATGGTACTCAAGGACTACTCAACAAGCCCTGTATTCGGCTGTAACTAGGCAGATAAAATTGTCTCAGACCTCTTAAGTTTTCCTCCACTAATCAATTTGCTTCCTTTCTACATACCTAGAGAAAGAAGCTGCAAATGTTGAAGGCTTTGAAATTGGAGTCCAAAAGCCAAGCTACTATGTTAGATTAGGATCCCTGTCTTCAAAGGTCCGCACACGTGCCTACCAGCAAGCCTTAAACAAAGTTAGAGATGCTAAACAGAAAAGCCAGGAGACAATCTCTCAGCTCCACTACACTGTTAGTCTGGTAAGTCTAAACTTTCACTTGATATATAAAAACCATACGCTGGCCTTGGTTTAGAGTGAAGAAAACAGCCGTAAGAGTCACAGGAAAACTGGGATTGCTCTCTGACTAAATCTATGAATACATTATTACATTAAATACAAAGAATTTGCCATAAAGCAATTTCTATCACCATTCAGGAGAGCTCTAAATCAGGCTAAGCTGTGAACTAATGAGTAATTGCTTGTAGCTGcaagcactgcagaaacacaaGTGATGTGTTTAAATTTATGCCTGTTTTGTAGTGCTGGTTTTGACACATACTTCATTCAGTGAAGAAAGTAATGCAATTTAGAAACACATCAGctctttaaatcctttttattagtaaaattttaaattcttttggGACTTATTCTGTTGCTGCTTCTATCTCTGAGTATTTCTAGTACTTCAGTAGTCTTATTCCAGCAAATACCTTTATGTACATGACAAACTGCACATAGAGTCATGGCCTTCTATACACTTTCAGTTCCTCCTGTAGGATGCCAGTGGGGAatggggaaggcagaggggaaCACTACACAGCATCTTAAAACTACTTTCAGTTTTCAATTCTTTGATGAGACTAAACACACTCTTATACTCCCCAAGGTTGTTTATACTGaatttctgaagtattttaaaaggagGTTACAAAACAGTCAAGGTCAAGAAGCCCTAAAGGAACTGTTTGGACTTTTGGCTCTACTTCCTTATTTGGCTGTATTTCAGATCGAGTATGCCAGAAAGAACGTGAATAGTGCCAATAAGAAACTTCTTGGTGCTCAGGAAAAGCTTTATCAATCCTGGGtagaatggaagaaaaatacaggcCAAAATGATGGTGATGATCTGCATAGTGCTGAGGTAAATAGATGTAAATGTACaccagaaataaatgtattgtATCCCATCAAGGTAATGGCAAACTAACAGTCCCTAAACTGTGCAAGAGAGAGGCTGCATGCTGAAGCAAAGGACAGCTGACTTCTGAGAGCTAGGGGACCTGAACTCTTAAAATGAGTCTACTTGCTGCAAACACTTGGGTTCATTCTCCTCTCTTGAGAATGCTCATCCTGTTTAGCATGTGCACCCACGTTGGGATATCTGTATGTAGGTTAGCTAGAAACCATTTATGTGATGTGTCTAGACCAAAAATAATGATTTGTCAGCTGTCTTAGGCACAGACTCACTGAGTCCTACACATTCCTTTCAGGGATAGTTCATTGATTAGAACGTACTTACCTTGTGTGACTTGTTATCCAGAGTTGAAACAAACATCTGCTTGACTGTTGCTGGCTAGAAGCTATCAGTTTCTTTTCACTAAGTACTTGAGTGTTGAAGAAATGCCAAGTACTTCTAAGTCTTTGATGCTTCAGACTTAAAACCTGGTTTTTTATCTGCTATAGCTTTATTTCACATACATCCCATTTACTTTGCTTCTGTATGTATCTTGAACAACATAAAGCTGCTACAGTCATGAAAAGACACTAATGTGCTGTTGGTCTTGTTCTTTCTAGCACATTGAGTCAAGAACTCTAGCTATTGCACGGACCCTCACTCAGCAGCTTCAGACCACCTGCCTCACACTGGTCTCAAGCCTACAGGGGCTGCCACAGAATGTACAGGATCAGGTTTACAGTGTTGGGTCAATGGCAGGTGATGTCTACCAGAGCTTTCGGTCAGCATCCTCTTTCCAAGAATTATCAGACAGCTTTATTGCAGCTAGCAAAggacagctgaagaaaatgaaggagtCTCTGGATGATATGATGGATTATCTTGTTAACAACACACCGCTCAACTGGCTGGTAGGTCCCTTTTACCCACAACTGCCTGGCATTCAGCATGCTGAAAGCAAAGGTGAAGGGGAGGAAAGTTCCAGCCAGAAAGACAAACAGCCTGAACACACTACTGAACAAGCGGCATAGCACACATGTACTCTGCTGACTGACCAAATGAGTGGCCTTATTAAGAGTAGCTGtcaaaaaaatgcattttcaccattttttgGTGAACAATTCATAAATACAGGAATAGGGGAATCTAGAGGCTGGGACACTTACACAAGAGCTGTATTGTCCTGTGTAGTTAAGCCACTCTTAAAAATTCAAACGAGATTCAAGTGCCTAAGTATTGGCAGGTGACAGTTGTCAAGATGCCCTGTTAGTCTATCAAGCACCTCATCGTGCTTCAGTGGTATTAATACCATTAGTCCAAATGTAGCCCACCATAGCTGAAAGCCTTTGATTTGTTGCTTAATCTCTACCAGAATGATAAAAAAGCCTTACATACCGTGAAATGCATTTAACAGCTCTACATTCTAGCTATGTACACTTAAATGCTATGCTTACTGCAGATCACACATTTGATAAATATGCATCTGACTATTTCAGATTCTATTGCTACATCATTCCTGACAAAAGTTCTGTGAGTGCAGAATGCCAAAGCTGAAAGTGGGGTTTCTGAGTGAGTCAGCTGGAGTAAAATGCTGTGACAATATTAACATTAACTGTACAAATTTAATTATTGTATAACACAGTAGCTTGACCCCAGAATTATAGAATATCTCAAGCTGGAATGGACCCATAAGCATCATCAAGTTTGACTCCTGCTCTTTGCAGGACTACCGAGAAACTAAATTAAATGATTAGGAGCATCATTTAGATGCTCCATGAACATTGTTCCAGTGATTGACCAAATAATTatcaatacattttttaatatgcagTATAAACGCAAGATTCATGCTGTTTGTATCCAGGTGCCTgctgttgtgtgtgtgtgtgtttttgtagCCATCGTTTTGTAACTCGTTTTTGTATGTTAGTAATAAATGCTTTAGTAGCCAAAGCCTGTCtcctttgttttaaaacaatctAACTTGCTCTTCTGTGACTCTCTCAAACTGGGTCCAGCAGAAGGCAAGTTTGACATGCAAATGATGTAGATGTGCATTGAAAATGTTTGCGTATGTATTGATGGATAGATAAGAtactgctgcagcttttccttccttttgaaTTTCTGTGTATTAGTCTAATTGAGTCTTAGCtttactgctgcttttgctgatCCATACTATTGTCACCTTTAAAGATAATCTAAGCCGTGAGCTGCTGGGTGTTCTAATATTGAAAAGATCTTGAAAGATGGATATGGACAAAAGAGCCCTCTTGCCCCTTCACAGTAGGTGTTGTATGTGCTTGACTTGGCCGTCTACCTGCTTTGTCTTCTGACTCCCTATAAACAGTGTTTACTTCTCAGCTGCATCACCATTTTTAACttaactttattttcctcttgatCTTGAGTGACAAATGTATGTTAAAGCTCAATTACTTCAGTGGAATTGTTCTCAGTAAGTCCTGTGAACCCCTCCACTTGAAGAGAAGTAGTTACTAAAAAGTAAGCTTTCTTGGGTTAGGGCTGTCCAGGTAAGTTGTATCTTTTTTCCTGATGCATGCCCTATACAACTGTGGGTCGCAATCATCTAGTGTAGCAATGCCACTCaccattttcaaagaaatcacCAAATAGTGAGGCAAAAACACAGTTCAGAGAAAACTTACCACATAGTCACACATCACTACGTGGAACAAATACCTCCACCTGGTTTGATGTAGGCACTAAAGCAGATTATGTTGTCCAGCCGTTTAAAGTGAGAGGGTTAGCTGTTAGATCGGGGTTGGCCTAGAAGTGTGAGGAAGACTGTTTTAAGCACAGTATTAAATGAAACTGTAGCAAAACAGGATTGCAGCTAAAGATTCTGTAGCTTACAGCTTTTAACACTCACTTTATATTAGGGCGGTGTTTAACATGAAATAAACATGAGATGGTGAGACTCCTTTCCAGCTAGGGCCTGAGTTAATACTTCTGGAGATATAGCGCTTTCAGGAATTAATTTAAGTTTATTTTACTATTGCATAGATCCAGCAAGAATATCCTTTTTATCTCAATTTGCAATAATACTTGTAGAGTGCATCCACTATTGTAGATTGCTCAGAAACTAATGGAACTAATTAGTGGTGGGAGCAGTGAGCTGTTCAAAGAGGGGAATTCCCATTCTTCTATGTGTGTTTTAGAGTCTAGTTGCTCTGGGACTTCATCCTGATGTGAtcaatcaaataaaatattcaaacttTTCAATGTCCTTTAAGGACTGAGAAATAAACAGCATCATCTAGCATTAGTGCAGGAGCAGTACATTGTGTATGTTCTGTCTTGTGTTACTGGTTTGTATTCTTGCATGACTGTCCAACTTTACTAAATCTGAGCAAGCAGATGAAgtggaaagcaagaaaaacttGTTACCAGCCTAGACCTCCAAAGCACTTCTTGATTACCAGGCGCTGTTGGGTGGCTTCTCTTCATGGCAGCTGACCTACAACTGGAGGCTGCAAACAGAGCAAGACCAGGTTAAATGCGTACCTAATGGTTGGGCTCCTGTGTCACATTTGGTTGGTGCTTGTTTGGTTGAATGCTGCCCACCTCCCAAATGATTTCAAGTTTCTATCCACGCACACACAACCCCCTCACCCCCCTCATCAGAATTAGGAACTCTTCCCTACTGGAAGAGATGGCTGAGTAGTAGCAAATTGGTatgttactgattttttttaaataataaagttctgtgattAAGATTATTAGATTCTGCTAATAAGGAGAGCATTGAATGTTTAAACTGATTTGCAACTGCACTTGCATGGGTATCTTATTGGAGATAATTTAGCATAGTATATTCCACACTCCAGTCtaactgcagctctgcagacagaactTAGAATCTTTCTCTTGTGCAGCTAGAGAGAGGGATTCTTAATGTGTCCACTGGAGGCAAGAATGATGCCTTCTGAAGTCTTGTCTTTTTGCCACTGTTTTTGACTGAAGTTGAGTTGCTTCCTCACAAATGAAGGGAAAGCTGAGATACTGCCATCTTAGCTGTTTCTCTTTAACTGTGTGTATtaaacagctcagctgcactgcACAGAAGCTTGCTTCCTCTTAGTCCAAAATCATGTTTGAGGATATAGCTTGAACTAGAAAACTGTGAGGTTTCTCTGGAACCTTTTAAAAAAGGTAAGACCAGATGTGTTGAAAGTTATAAGAAGTAGATTCAACTATTTTCAACAAGGCAGGTAAACTAGATTAAATGGAAGAATGTCAAAGGCTTCTAGTCACACAAAACTTGGGATGGTAAAGTTTAGAATGCTAACCTGATAATAAGATCATTATCAGTTGTAAGGTTATTTAGGGTTTATTTAGAAttcagaaaattactttttctcatCTAGCAATCACTCAAAAATTGTTCATGCTAATTGACATTTCCTCTTCCCTGGTGCATTTAACAGAGAACTATTATTCTGTAATTGCTGATAATTGTTTTTtagaaaagctttcaaaataagCATTTGTAAATTGCAAAACTTGTATACCGTGTGGAGCTAACATATTTATAGCATTGGTCAAAGCCAAATTACAAGATTTGTATAAGGCCTGGAGTTGTAGTTAGTTTGCCTCTAAAGAAAGGTGCAAAGCTTTGGAAATGTCTTCTGTTCTTCaagattaatatttttgcagtaaTCTTTTCCAGGATTCAACTTAGGGTAATGTTTTATAGCTAGTAAAATAGGTGAAAGGATTTGGGAACAACCAGTgaattatttctcattatttaaaGAAAGCAGTAACTACCAccaaaaggcttttttaaaCCCTCAAAAAGATGAAATGGAACTGAACTTATTTTTAGGCATGCTTGGTTAGTAATTTGCATGATCAGAGAGTCCTACATGCAGCAGCTTGCTGGAGGTATTATGCACAATATTTTGTTATAtgaatttgtatttgtttattgCCAGTTCAtggcaattttatttcttttgcataaTTCAGTCTCTTGATGACTAAAAATAAGTGCTTGTTCTGAAAGCTCACAAAATGAGAACGCTGTGTCAAAATGCTAGTGGCTCAGTTCTAAAAacttagcaaaaaaacccaaaacagatTGAAATTGTTAGTATTGACATCAACATTTATATATGAAGACAGCAAAATGCCGTCGTATTTTTTGCACTGTTCTATGTAGGGATTATTCAAGTATTATGTCTTTGTAAATGATTTACTGTATCATACAGAGAAATTGCATGAAGAAGAGTTTTATCTGTTCTTACTCTTTTATTCAGTAATTGATAGAAAGTTGAAAGAAAGCAGTCAACTGGAAGCAAAGATC contains:
- the PLIN2 gene encoding perilipin-2 isoform X1; this translates as MALAAIDPQQNIVSRVANLPLVSSTYDMVSTAYITTKDNYPYLKSVCEIAEKGVKTITSVAMTSAMPIIQKLEPQIVVANNYACIGLDKIEERLPILNQPTDKVVANAKDVVVGAREAVTTTVTGAKETVAHTITGVVGKTKEAVQDSVEMTKSVVNGSINTVLGVQSRVVQMVSSGVDSALTKSETLVDQYLPLTEAELEKEAANVEGFEIGVQKPSYYVRLGSLSSKVRTRAYQQALNKVRDAKQKSQETISQLHYTVSLIEYARKNVNSANKKLLGAQEKLYQSWVEWKKNTGQNDGDDLHSAEHIESRTLAIARTLTQQLQTTCLTLVSSLQGLPQNVQDQVYSVGSMAGDVYQSFRSASSFQELSDSFIAASKGQLKKMKESLDDMMDYLVNNTPLNWLVPDFAITDLSSESDDVPDILDLDEEDQQDFSRTNGPYTAGQRAE
- the PLIN2 gene encoding perilipin-2 isoform X2, translating into MALAAIDPQQNIVSRVANLPLVSSTYDMVSTAYITTKDNYPYLKSVCEIAEKGVKTITSVAMTSAMPIIQKLEPQIVVANNYACIGLDKIEERLPILNQPTDKVVANAKDVVVGAREAVTTTVTGAKETVAHTITGVVGKTKEAVQDSVEMTKSVVNGSINTVLGVQSRVVQMVSSGVDSALTKSETLVDQYLPLTEAELEKEAANVEGFEIGVQKPSYYVRLGSLSSKVRTRAYQQALNKVRDAKQKSQETISQLHYTVSLIEYARKNVNSANKKLLGAQEKLYQSWVEWKKNTGQNDGDDLHSAEHIESRTLAIARTLTQQLQTTCLTLVSSLQGLPQNVQDQVYSVGSMAGDVYQSFRSASSFQELSDSFIAASKGQLKKMKESLDDMMDYLVNNTPLNWLVGPFYPQLPGIQHAESKGEGEESSSQKDKQPEHTTEQAA